In Phoenix dactylifera cultivar Barhee BC4 chromosome 1, palm_55x_up_171113_PBpolish2nd_filt_p, whole genome shotgun sequence, the genomic stretch CAAGGATTCTAGGCAATCCATAGTTagtgaaaagaagaaaatcaatttcTGAATCACTATGGAACCTGTAAAATATTTGCTAAAATATAGATCGTCCACTATGTAAGGATACTTATCAATACCTGTCTTAAAACTTCACTTTATACTCTCCACTCTTTTTATTCCTTACTTTATTACTTTCTTAGCTGCTTTCTATAAGTGGCTTGAGATTTTTAGAGTTGCCAAAACAGTAGAAAGAGAGGAGCGCTCTCTTATATATAGGTCGCTCCTAAATGTGAGGTGTCTAGCCATCACTATTTAGTAGCTAGATATCAATTCCAAGTTCAGCTAGGTGGCTGAATTTTAGCATAAGATGGCTGTTTTACCATGAGGTGTGACAAGCATGAGGTGGGGAATAAGCATGATGTGACATTAACATGAGGTGTCATTAGCATGAGGTGACAGTTGCCTAAAGAAAGAATTAGGTGGCTTTAACTCTTTCGCATTAGCAATTTAGTTCTTGAACTTTTCTTATTCCATCTTAAGGTCAAAATTGTCATAAAATTCGGGTCCTTATTAATATAATTTCCATAGAAAGACTTAGTTTCCATGATCCTATTCGTACATGTCAATAGTTGATATAATACACTTAGCTCAAATATACAAATAATCATGTTATATGCACTAACATGTTAGGGTATTACAGCTATGTTTGTGTTAAGGGATCTCCTAGAAATTTCTGCGCTCACTAATATCCGTACCATGCTTGTTGTCCTTTTACgcaatatcataatacattgtaaGCTTCTGCATATTTTCAAAttagaatcccaaagcttcttaATCATCTATGTAATTGATCTTCAAGCCAGGAAGAGAAGCTATTGGAGATGATGTGATGCGAATATTCCTGAAGGATAGGCAGTTGAATGGAGATTTTATATCTAAAGTTTCTGATATGCTTTGGCAGAGGGACAACTTAATGCATGAAGATTCAGAAATTAGCCTTGTGCATGAAAATAGTCAGCAACATGATGAGGTACAATActcttcaattttattttgcaTTGTTAAAATTTCCATGTAAAGGTCTGTTTTGCTTATAGGTTCACTCCACGTTTGGACTTTTTGACACTTTCGAGAACCATTCTTAATTTATCTGAttattcatttcttttttaCATTTAGATGCTAGAGAATGAAAGCAGGAGTGGATATTTAAAGCTTACCAGAGCCAGGGAGTGGGTATCTGGTGATAATGTTGCTCCAGCAAAAAAGAAATTTGTGGTCAAGGTCTGTTTTTTGATGGTTATACTTTTTTATCATAATATATGTTGAAATAGTTCTTTGGCATTCCTAAGCTTATGGTGAAGCTAGAAAACCAAAATCAAGATGCTGCTGTAACTTTCAATGTTTGGTGACAGGAACGGCAGAAAGACAgtgaaaaaaggaagaaactcAACCTTTTAAAATATGAAGCGGTAtctcctttttatttattttttcactctCTCTTCTAATTTAATATGGTAAAATTGTTTCGGTAATCAATTGCTTGTTTCCTGTTTGTTTATTATTATAACCATGAATCTTGTACAACAACAAAGATCCACGCATTGTTGTGGACCTTAATGGTTGGACTAATATAAATAGCCTCGCAAAAcaaatatattacattataaagCAACATAAGAAAGATTTCATATTGAGATGGTTGTATTAGAATACAACTTTAGATGCATGGGATCAAAGTTCTTGAGATCGGTTACTTATGTTTCTTTCTCTTAAACTTTCTTGCAGCTTAAAAGAGAACTTTTGCTTCTAACTACTGGTATTGGAGCTGCTTGCAGTGCATATTGTTTGGTTAACTTATCTGTCCAGGTATATACCTATATGCCTTTGTTACAATGACATAAACTGATTTAGACAGCTAAGCAAGAAGATGTATGACTCTGTTCACTGCAATGGTTCCCTTTGAACATGTCCATGTAGTTTATAAATCAATGTTGTGGTAAGAATGTTGTAGAAGTcttaaaacatgcaaattgaGAGGTATATGATTCCCTGGAAATTTATGGATTCTTACGATAATATCAAAAGGCTAATATACAATGTAATACTTGCAAATGCCAGCACCTTGTTTCTTGAGTATATGCAACAAGGCATGGTTTGTATATTCTCAAGTATATTTCTGATCCAGCTTGTGCTGTATGTTATTCTTAATTAAGAGGTACTTTTCCATTGGAGACTTTCTATATATCCAAATGTTAGATTTTGTAAGCAGCCAATTATGCATCATTATCTTAATCTTGCAGGCTGCTATCAGCTATGCTTCTGGAGTCCTGTTCAGGTTAGTTGAGTGATTAATTTTATATGTCTTCTGTAATAGTAAAAATTATGACAACATAGTGCAGTTGTCTATGCATTTTTCTTTACACCTCCATATTCAGTATTGTTCTGCCTCTGTTACCTAGAcattttgctttttaagaaattttgtaTGCCAACAATGTTAAGACACTTGCGAATGACACGAAGTGACACAAAAATTCTTTGCACCACAAGATTTGATTTCGTTCCTTAACTAAGCGCAATGTTAATATAAAATTTTGAGTGCAAGCAATGGCACGTCAACTCAATAATCCAATTGGCAAGTTAGATTGCATTCAAGTGCCTAGACACATTTGATAAAATCTCTTCTCTATCAGTAAGCCTCTTGGAAATTCATATCTGAATTTTGAAAATCAGGATTTCTTTAAGATTAATCCAGATCTGAATTCAATAAGCTGTTATTTATTATTGTGTAGTGCCCAATCATGTTTAAGACTGCATTATTTTGGTATTACAGAAATCGGTTCAAGCAATGCACCTGCTATGAGTGCCTTCAACAACTCTGTTCTGTCTATTTCTGCTTAACAGAAGTGGGCGAGAGTATGGACTACTCGAAGATGTACTCATGGTTAGATGTGTGAGCCTAGAACCTTTCTTGCAACGAACTTACAGTTGGAGTTTCATCATCATTTTAACGCTTCTAGTTACTATTTAATTTGAAAAAATTGAGTATATCATTATCACAATTCACAACCTACCTTGAGAATTTCATCATCTCAATAAAGGACTGCAAGTAGGGAATAAGAAGAAAATAGTCAAATATCCAAACATGGAAGAAACAGTTAGGATATTTTAAGATGTTGACAAGGATCGACGGAGCAAGGAATCCATTTTCTCGAGTCCTGTGATTTTAGATTCCTCATCAAAAATCTATCACAGAAGGACCATCTTGTTGAGTTCTATGATGATCCAAATCAGATATTAGGCAATGCTGTGTTAATTTGTTCAAAAGATCTAAGGAGGGATGTCATCTTGAAGTTCCTCAAGTAACTTCTTAGTATGGATCAGAAGTCATACTTTCACAGCCATAGTTAATTAACAATCTTATCATGAGAGGAAATAGTATCAAACTCAATCTTCAAGGTTTAAAAATCCAACATTGGGATCAAGCATGTGAAATCATTCAGAGGAGCATGAGGAAGTGATAAAGCATTGTGGAAGCAATTATGCAACTGGGACGTTACGGATATAGATGGTTGAACTTTTAGTTTTTAGGCTTTTATTTGTCTATTTTCATGTTTGTTCTGTACAattttcttggatttttttttttgttaatcaaATTGAAGTCAGATTGGTGCATATAGTGATGGGATTTAGTTGGTTTCTATTAGTTGGTTATTCTCCTTATATAGAAATCTTCTTTTATAAAGATTTTAGCCAACTGATTGGCTTTTATTTTATTGTCTTTTAGAGCCCTAAATAGATAAATATAGTGTGCCAAGAGGCCCAAGACACTTTGTAAGGTAATGACCTGCTGTTCGGGATTCTTTTTGAAGTTGTATGTGAGCTTTATTTGAGAATAAAAATTGGGCATAggcctt encodes the following:
- the LOC103718349 gene encoding uncharacterized protein LOC103718349 isoform X5; its protein translation is MAMDTAFRAGLLGLRYSELTNSQSPLLLRGSLLSHTHGVAKRSLCVSVIRSSLPGREAIGDDVMRIFLKDRQLNGDFISKVSDMLWQRDNLMHEDSEISLVHENSQQHDEMLENESRSGYLKLTRAREWVSGDNVAPAKKKFVVKERQKDSEKRKKLNLLKYEALKRELLLLTTGIGAACSAYCLVNLSVQAAISYASGVLFRNRFKQCTCYECLQQLCSVYFCLTEVGESMDYSKMYSCCLYLQLLYHHTDNLSRAAVAEAFMQKKLKNLFLECLAFSHIKLQP
- the LOC103718349 gene encoding uncharacterized protein LOC103718349 isoform X1, whose amino-acid sequence is MAMDTAFRAGLLGLRYSELTNSQSPLLLRGSLLSHTHGVAKRSLCVSVIRSSLPGREAIGDDVMRIFLKDRQLNGDFISKVSDMLWQRDNLMHEDSEISLVHENSQQHDEMLENESRSGYLKLTRAREWVSGDNVAPAKKKFVVKERQKDSEKRKKLNLLKYEALKRELLLLTTGIGAACSAYCLVNLSVQAAISYASGVLFRNRFKQCTCYECLQQLCSVYFCLTEVGESMDYSKMYSCCLYLQLLYHHTDNLSRAAVAEAFMQKKLKKIGIRSEDLKNVLEKTLSGTTLALSSPRLVIPAAIYGIWALSHHFLNSYFDFQLVPGMFGFFAYKAAALVQVYRDNEDLQFVFPDNEEGSDNS
- the LOC103718349 gene encoding uncharacterized protein LOC103718349 isoform X4, translated to MALLRGLYASQSSGVPFLRDNLMHEDSEISLVHENSQQHDEMLENESRSGYLKLTRAREWVSGDNVAPAKKKFVVKERQKDSEKRKKLNLLKYEALKRELLLLTTGIGAACSAYCLVNLSVQAAISYASGVLFRNRFKQCTCYECLQQLCSVYFCLTEVGESMDYSKMYSCCLYLQLLYHHTDNLSRAAVAEAFMQKKLKKIGIRSEDLKNVLEKTLSGTTLALSSPRLVIPAAIYGIWALSHHFLNSYFDFQLVPGMFGFFAYKAAALVQVYRDNEDLQFVFPDNEEGSDNS
- the LOC103718349 gene encoding uncharacterized protein LOC103718349 isoform X2, with amino-acid sequence MALLRGLYASQSSGVPFLPGREAIGDDVMRIFLKDRQLNGDFISKVSDMLWQRDNLMHEDSEISLVHENSQQHDEMLENESRSGYLKLTRAREWVSGDNVAPAKKKFVVKERQKDSEKRKKLNLLKYEALKRELLLLTTGIGAACSAYCLVNLSVQAAISYASGVLFRNRFKQCTCYECLQQLCSVYFCLTEVGESMDYSKMYSCCLYLQLLYHHTDNLSRAAVAEAFMQKKLKKIGIRSEDLKNVLEKTLSGTTLALSSPRLVIPAAIYGIWALSHHFLNSYFDFQLVPGMFGFFAYKAAALVQVYRDNEDLQFVFPDNEEGSDNS